Proteins from a single region of Chelonoidis abingdonii isolate Lonesome George chromosome 20, CheloAbing_2.0, whole genome shotgun sequence:
- the BCL7B gene encoding B-cell CLL/lymphoma 7 protein family member B, which translates to MSGRSVRAETRSRAKDDIKKVMAAIERVRKWEKKWVTVGDTSLRIFKWVPVADSKEKEKSKTSSSAAREPNGFPVDSSANSSLLLEFQDETSNQSSLSDVYQLKVDSSPNSSLSPQQSESMSPAHTDDSQPPTLGQEILEEPCLPSSEVADEPPTLTKEEPVPLETQETEEEDSGAPPLKRFCADQNSVCHTASES; encoded by the exons ATGTCGGGCCGCTCCGTGCGAGCCGAAACCCGCAGCCGCGCCAAAGATGACATCAAAAAAGTGATGGCCGCCATCGAGCGGGTCCGCAAATG GGAGAAGAAGTGGGTGACGGTGGGAGACACATCCCTTCGGATATTCAAGTGGGTGCCTGTAGCAGACAGTAAGGAG AAAGAGAAGTCCAAAACAAGTAGCAGCGCTGCCCGAGAACCCAATGGCTTCCCAGTGGACTCATCTGccaactcctccctcctcctggagTTCCAGG ATGAGACCAGTAACCAGAGCTCCTTATCGGACGTTTACCAGCTCAAGGTCGACAGCAGCCCAAACTCGAGCCTCAGCCCCCAACAGAGCGAGTCAATGAGTCCTGCTCATACGGACGATTCGCAGCCACCTACACTGGGGCAGGAGATCCTGGAAG AGCCCTGCTTGCCTTCCTCAGAAGTTGCAGATGAGCCTCCCACTCTCACGAAGGAGGAGCCTGTCCCTCTTGAGACTCAG GAAACTGAAGAGGAGGATTCTGGGGCGCCGCCTCTGAAGAGATTTTGTGCTGATCAGAACTCTGTGTGCCACACAGCCTCGGAGAGCTAG